Below is a genomic region from Granulicella sibirica.
GTCGCGAAGCCATCCGACGTCCTGACCGTAGGCCAGCAGGTCGAGGTCAAGGTTCTCAAGGTTGATCCCGAGTCGAGGCGCATCGCGCTCGGCATGAAGCAGCTTCTGCCGCATCCATGGGATGGCATCGAGGATCGCCTAAAGGCCGGCGACCGCGTGCACGGCGTCGTAACCCGCGCCACCGACTTCGGCGCGTTCGTCGAGATCGAGCCCGGCATCGAAGGCATGGTTCACGTCTCCGAGATGTCGTGGGCCAAGAAGGTCCGCAAAGCAAGCGATGCGCTCAAGGCGGGCGAGTCGGTTGAGGTGGTCATCCTGGGCATCAACCCCACGGAACGCCGCATGGCTCTTGGTCTCAAGCAGGCATTGGGCGATCCCTGGGCCGAGGTGCCGGAGCGTTTTCCCGTCGGCGCGACGATCGAAGGAGCCGTACTAAGCTTCACGACGTTTGGGGCCTTTGTACAGGTCAGCGAAGGCATCGAAGGCATGATTCACATCTCGGAGATCGTCGCGGATAAGCGCCTCAATCATCCGCAAGACGTCCTTCGCACCGGCCAGATCGTCAAGGCGAAGGTACTCGAGTTTGATCGCGAGAAGCGCCAGATGCGCCTCAGCATGAAGGCCCTCATCCCAACCGGTCTCGACGAGTTCCTCGCCGAGCACACCGTCGGTGACGTCGTCACTGGCCGCCTCGTTGAGATCAAGGACGGGTCGGCACTGGTCGAGCTTGGCGAAGGCATCCGCGTTCGTTGCCTCATGCCCATGGCTGCTGAAGAGGTAAAGGAAACGGTGAGCCAGCCACTCGACTTGTCTGCCCTCACGACCATGCTCTCCGCGCAGTGGAAGGGAGCATCGACTGCCAAGTCCGCCAAGCCCGATCTTCCGCAGGCAGGCCAGATGCGCAGCTTCCGCGTCACCACGCTCAATCTTGAGGCGAAAGAGGTACAGATCGAAGCCGTGAAGTAGGCGATTCCAACGTGCAGGAAAGAGAAACGGCTGCCCAATGGGTAGCCGTTTTCATGCCCTCTATGCCAGCGTTCGAGTGTCTCGGGTAAGCTATGTGCAGTTTCCGGGAGGCTTCTTTGCAAAGGCGAAAATTTGTTGCTTCGATGATTGCAGGCGCGGGTGTTGGTCTGGCGATGAAAGGCGGCGAGATGCAGGCGCAGGAGAGTTCTTCGATGGAGTTCTACCAACTGCGGAAATACACGCTGCGCACCGGACCCCAGCAGGAAATTACCGGGAAGTTCTTCGAGCACGCGATGATTCCTGCGCTCAATCGCCTTGGGATCTCCACAGTAGGTGCCTTCAAACTCGACATCGGCCCCGAGACTCCGACCTTATACCTCCTGCTCCCATCCACCTCGGCCGAAACCCTGCTCACGGTCGACCTTCGCCTCGCTCACGATTCGAAGTTTGTTGAGGCGGCCCAGGACTTCTGGAACGCGCCAGCCTCGGCTCCCGCATTTGAGCGCGTCGAGACCTCGATGCTCTCGGCGTTCACAGGATGGCCAAAGCTCGTCGTTCCGAAGCATGAAAAGCGCATCTTCCAACTGCGCACCTACGAGAACGCGAGTTACGGAGCGCACGTGACGAAGGTGAAGATGTTCAACGAGGCGGAGATTGGGATCTTCACCAAATCCGGCCTCGCGCCCGTTTTCTTCGGAAGCACGCTGGTCGGTTCCCGGACGCCAAGCCTCACCTACATGCTGACCTTCCCGGACGTCGCCACCCTCAACCAAAATTGGAGCACCTTCGTCGCCGATCCGGCGTGGAAAGAGATCTCCCACCGGCCCGAGTACGCCGACGCAAAGATCGTAAGCAACATCAGTAACTTGTACCTCAGCCCTCTGCCTTCCTCGCAGATTTAGTAAGGAAAGCGGTACCGGTAGGAGGTCTTCGGCCACCATGCACCGTCGAGGTCTCGCGGCCGTGTCGCTTGGGAAGCTTTGGTATTCGCTCCCTGGTATCTCCTTGTGTCCCGGGCAATTTCACACTATCTTCATAGTCAGATCCCCCAGCGACTCCCGTTGTTCGAATTTCTCTCGTAGTGCATCCACCCGCACCCTCTCGAAGGAGATCTCCATGAAGTCGCCCCTCGTCTCGTCCGCTGTCTCCCGCCGCTCCTTCCTCTTCTCCGCAGGCATTGCCGCCAGCCTCCCTGTGCTCACGGAATCGCACTTCGCCTTCGCCGCCTTCCAGGCTGACAAGCCCGCGCCAAAGCCCATGTCGCAGCAGCAGATGATGAAGCAGTTCTTCGCGAGCATCCCACCCGATGCCGTGCTGATAAACGCGAACGAGAACCCGCTAGGCCCATGTGAGGCGGCGCGCTCCGCCATTGCCTCCGTTGCGGGCAAGGGCGGACGCTACGACATCAAGGAGATGATGACGCTGGTCGAGGTCTTCGCTTCGCAGAACAGCATTCCCGCGGACAATTTTGCCGTCTATGCCGGATCGTCTGAGCCGCTGCACTATTCTGTCCTTTCTTACACCGGCCCCACGCGCTCCTTCGTTGCAGGCGATCCAACATACGAAGCGGGTGGCCGCGCCGCCGAGATTGCCAAGGCGAAGGTCTGTCCGGTCCCCCTGACTAAGACCTACGCTCACGACGTCAAGGCAATGGCCGCTAAGGATCCGAACGCAGGCGTGATCTACATCTGCAACCCCAACAACCCCACCGGTACTATCACCAGCCGCGAAGACATCCTCTGGCTCCTCGAGAACAAGCCGAAGGACTCCATGCTCCTCGTCGACGAGGCCTACATCCATCTCTCGGACGCCCAGTCCGTTGTCGATCAGACCGCCAACCGCAAGGACATCATCGTCCTCCGCACCTTCTCGAAGATTTACGGCATGGCCGGCATCCGCTGCGGGTTCGCTGTCGCCCATCCCGATGTCCTCCACAAGCTCGAACTCTGCGGCCAGAACGCCATGCCCGTCACCTCGTCGATCGCCGCGCGCGTCTCGCTTGAAGACACCAGCCTTATCCCGACGCGCAAGGCCTACATTGCGAACGCCCGCAACACCACGCTTAAGTTTCTCGCCGACAACAACTACAAGGTGATACCAGGATCGCAATCGAACTGCTTCATGATCGACACCGGCCGCAACGGGCACGAGGTCATGGCTGCGATGGCGCAGAAGAAGGTCATCATCGGCCGGACATGGGCCGTGTGGCCGAGCGTCGTTCGAATCACGGTTGGTACCAATGAGGACATGGCGAAGTTCCGCGTAGCCTACAAAGAAGTGATGGATGCGCCACCGACGAAAGCCCAGCTGGAATACCGCCTCAGAAATCCTGTCGCACCTCACTTCTCCTGAGTCTCGAGCGCGATGACATTTCGAAAGCTGTCGATGTCATAGACTGGCTGCATGTTTCTTTCCCGTTCCAGCCGCCGAGCCGAGCACGCCACCCGCGTCCGGCTCGGCGCTTTTCTTCTCCTGGCAAGTGGGGGCGCGTTCGCCCAGAATCACCCCGTCCAGGTTCATGTGGTCGATTC
It encodes:
- a CDS encoding S1 RNA-binding domain-containing protein — its product is MQVQANVEPVLSDKLDEQGGETESFDAIYKEFERTNTRREGEDGKQIRATVIAVKEDAVYLDIGFKTEGILPIAALGPKGSEVKPSETFLVSVKGRNEEGYYEVSLIKVAAPKDWTSLQKAFDEAATITGTVTAVVKGGFSVDVGVRAFMPVSRSGVRDAADQERLVGQEIRCRIIKLDEADEDVVVDRRSILEAEERGIKEQRFGEVKEGDTVHGSVRSLTDYGAFIELNGVDGLLHISDISWSRVAKPSDVLTVGQQVEVKVLKVDPESRRIALGMKQLLPHPWDGIEDRLKAGDRVHGVVTRATDFGAFVEIEPGIEGMVHVSEMSWAKKVRKASDALKAGESVEVVILGINPTERRMALGLKQALGDPWAEVPERFPVGATIEGAVLSFTTFGAFVQVSEGIEGMIHISEIVADKRLNHPQDVLRTGQIVKAKVLEFDREKRQMRLSMKALIPTGLDEFLAEHTVGDVVTGRLVEIKDGSALVELGEGIRVRCLMPMAAEEVKETVSQPLDLSALTTMLSAQWKGASTAKSAKPDLPQAGQMRSFRVTTLNLEAKEVQIEAVK
- a CDS encoding pyridoxal phosphate-dependent aminotransferase, giving the protein MKSPLVSSAVSRRSFLFSAGIAASLPVLTESHFAFAAFQADKPAPKPMSQQQMMKQFFASIPPDAVLINANENPLGPCEAARSAIASVAGKGGRYDIKEMMTLVEVFASQNSIPADNFAVYAGSSEPLHYSVLSYTGPTRSFVAGDPTYEAGGRAAEIAKAKVCPVPLTKTYAHDVKAMAAKDPNAGVIYICNPNNPTGTITSREDILWLLENKPKDSMLLVDEAYIHLSDAQSVVDQTANRKDIIVLRTFSKIYGMAGIRCGFAVAHPDVLHKLELCGQNAMPVTSSIAARVSLEDTSLIPTRKAYIANARNTTLKFLADNNYKVIPGSQSNCFMIDTGRNGHEVMAAMAQKKVIIGRTWAVWPSVVRITVGTNEDMAKFRVAYKEVMDAPPTKAQLEYRLRNPVAPHFS
- a CDS encoding NIPSNAP family protein; this translates as MQRRKFVASMIAGAGVGLAMKGGEMQAQESSSMEFYQLRKYTLRTGPQQEITGKFFEHAMIPALNRLGISTVGAFKLDIGPETPTLYLLLPSTSAETLLTVDLRLAHDSKFVEAAQDFWNAPASAPAFERVETSMLSAFTGWPKLVVPKHEKRIFQLRTYENASYGAHVTKVKMFNEAEIGIFTKSGLAPVFFGSTLVGSRTPSLTYMLTFPDVATLNQNWSTFVADPAWKEISHRPEYADAKIVSNISNLYLSPLPSSQI